The Alosa sapidissima isolate fAloSap1 chromosome 8, fAloSap1.pri, whole genome shotgun sequence genome segment CTGTTCTCTGCTGTCTTCTCCTttgctttcctctcctcctttgacttatttgctctcctctcctctcatgtcTTTTTCTTTGATTAGATAtgttctcctctctgctgtCCTTTTCTGTTCACTCACTTTCCccgttcctctcttctcctctccattccccccttctcctctcctcatgtcTTTTTCTTTGATATGTTCTCATCTGTTGCCTTTTTCTTTGCTTTTCTCTCCACTCATGTTCCTTTGCTCTCcattcccctcttctcctccttctcctctcctcatgtgTTCTTTGCTTTCCTGTCCTCTCTTGACACTCATTtgctctccatccctctcctctcatcctcatctctgctcttctctgtcAGGGTTGCAGCTCATCTCCTGCTTCTCCATTAGTCTTCTGAGTCACCTCTCCATTTTTAATTCAACTAAATATAGTTTCTCTGAAGAGCATTTCATGTTCTTCAGAGTGGCCGAAAACTCTCTTGACCCCCTCTCAAGCCATCACCGTCACCCACACCCCCGTCCGGTCCCTTGCCACATTAAGGCAGTCGGTCAATCTGGCCAGTGCCTACTGAAGTCAAAAAGCTCCTCTAAGAAGCACAGGAGGAAGAAGAAACCAATACTCATAAAAAATGTGATACAAGTGCCCACAACATGGGGCACTGTGACTCTGGTGTCATCATTTGCTCGGCTCATCACTGGCTGAAACATAGGCTCAGTCTCTTCTTTTGTGACCACGGCAGCTACCACTGGAGCCTCAGACTCAGTCTCAAGCTGCCTGATCTGCACCGCATCAGCCAAGCACTCCTCACCTCTCCAGTCAAGGTCTCTCCGGCAGACTGCTCCGCGGGCGGGAAGGAAGACCTCAGCGGGTCCGGGCGGGCTGGGGGCACGGAAGGTCACCTTCCTGACGGCCTCGTCATCCCTCAGGGGCATAGCGTTCCACATCCTGTTGGCCTTGATCAGTTCCATGCGCATGTACATGTTGAAGTTCCCCACGAGCCTCTTCTGGTCCATCTCCTGCCTCCTGAAGAAGGTTTCCAGGCAGGCTTCCGCGACGGAGACTGGTCCCTTTGTCGTCGCCTCTTGTTCCTCCTCAGATGCCTTGGCCGTCGCTGCCCTGTTTGTCTGAGCGTGTGCAGTCGCCGACCGCGGTCGGCCCACGACACGGGCAAACCAAACCGGGGTGTTCCTCATCctgtcctgctctctctttccctccttctccctgaGTTTTGCCTCTTTCGTTCGGGCCTTCTTCTCTTTCGCGCTCTCTCTCCTCGGAGCCTGTGGTCCCTGCTGGCTGGTGGACGGCGTAGCTTCCTCTCGGGCCGCCCGCTGGTCCCCGCCTTGTCCGTCTTCCGCATTGTCCTGATCTGAAGagcacttacacacaccacagaggaAACAGCTCAAAAAGAGAGCACGCCACCTGGGAGTAGCCTCCTGTCCTCTCaccttttcactgtcactttttttgcccaTCTCTTGAGAAGAGATACTGGGCTTGATAGCAGTAAGTTTTTAGCAAAGTTTTTAGAGTTGAAGTTCTCTGGATGTCTCACTTTCCTGGGCAAAGTCATATACTGTAAAAAAAGAGTGACAGAATGTCAGAATCAATGAATGAAAGTAAGGAAAtagtagtagcctaataaaaaaaCTGTAGCCTAATCACTCTCTGGTTTAATCCTTGCTCATCTCTTTATAAGGTTATTTAGGGTGTTCCAAATAATAAAGACTAATACATGTATAACTTCAATAAATGCAAGGAACCTTTATGAAAAGGCAATCAAAAAAGATAATCCAATCAATGACACATAAAAAGAAAGTCAGATGACCTACCACAATGTATTTCCTACCGCAGCTTTTGAAAACGTTAGAATTCTGGTCGTTTTATAATGCAGGTATGGAGCTTGGAATATTCGTGCGTAATAATGTTACAGCAATGATGTCATAATGAGCCTAcctcaaatgtaggcctacaaaacacaaaaaatctGCAAACAAACGGTTTCTTAGTAGCCTAGGGCCGGTTGCAATTGGTCTTTGCTACGCCTGGTCCTAACTGCTAAGCTCGTCTTTGTTAAGTTATACGAGGTCAAAGCGCTGTGGTCAACTTGTCTGCAGGctatactaaataaataaaaaagttaaatataaataaatctgtgaaataggcctaccataACCACAAGTCTGTTATGAAGGTTCTTGACTTTACAGAAGACATTCTgatcatagcctactgtatgtcaatatAATACGGCAGCTGTTTCTGTTGCCAGTTTTTAATGTTCAAAAtagcacacaaacgcacaacTTTCCATAAACATTTTCTGCCATTGGCATggtttaaagtaggctatagttAAATAAAGTCTTGTTTCAAAGGCGGCATCAGTGTCAGTAGAATCACACGTTCAGAAATGTCAGGTGCGCTCCGCGCTGAAGTGGCCATGGTTCTGGAGGGGTAGCAACTTGAGCAACCGCACCAGGCCTGGTCTGAAGGGGGCCCAGGAAAAAAGTGCATTCATTGCTAATTGAGTCTTAGCAGCGAAAAGAGGCCCTGTATGTTGCTTCTTCAAATATTGTCGCCAGAAAAGAACATAAACGGAGGATAGAAATTACAAAACCGGAGGCAGAAAACGCTAAGAAGGTATCCGGTTTTGGGCTTTACGTTTGGACAGCAGGCGACTTCCGAGGATACCTACTGAGGCGTAAAATGTTAAGGTAGGGAAATGAGGACATTAATACAGTAGCCCGCTGTGGCATGGTTGATCTAAATTAGTTTAATGAATTGATCTGAATTGGCTGTTGCTTCATCACACAGCTGTTTAGCGTGTGCGTGCGTAGCCTATGGCAGAGCCATATAAaaagagagttgcgacactctttGAAGTCGCCGCCACGCGGTCCACGTACGCTTCAACAGTTCCAAACAGCTCTTTGCGTGTCATGTTATTTCAATGGGATAGACAGCAGCGAGTGCGTTATTGAACGTGAAACATTACAACAAACCAAAGAACGAGTGTTATtacgtgttagcatgcttacATTAGTGTCAATTGCATATTCCGAGTATAATTGGTATGCAACATCgatctaaaatatgttctttGGTAGTTCTAACATTGAAGGGTTGTTTCCTTGCTGGACATTAAGCTGTTTTTGGATTCCTACATTTGCCTGTTATCACGctacatataggctactttacttacattgtcaacacgtaggctatgcattttgtatcctttttgtgtgtggacattagaTCCAGTGTCCTTTTCAGTTCGTTTGGTGAGATGAAGATAAAGGtgtcccctcccccccaaatctACCACAAAACTTTGATCACTGTAAGATTAGCAATAAATGTCTatcaaatatatacatatatgaaTAGCAATCAGTAGCCTAACAGCTTAAATTTTAAAAGTTTGATAAATGCATTACATCTGTTCAGTTATTTTGGACAAATAGCATAAAGGTGGCCACCACACAGCCTTGGTAACATTTTAAGACTAAGCcataatgtcaaaaacacataggctaaataagaatCAATAACAACTTAAATGTAAAAAGTTTGATCAATACTACAATATAAGACACCCACTGTTGCAATAACACACTTGTAACTCAATAAGCAATCAActgtttcaataaaatacttatAACTTAAATTTCAGCCGGCTGGTGAGACTACAGCATGAAAAGGATGACTGATACATGTTAGGTTTTCAATAGATTTTAAGACAAGAACAGGAACAAATGCAAAAAGAGACTGGGAGGAAGGTATGGTGACACTGCAACATAAAAAGGAGGTCTGACTCTCATTTaggtttccaaaaaataaaaagatttccatttccaaagtttgaacaacaattgtgtgtgaactacacaaaagacacaatgtGGATGGGTAGCTCTCCATATACTCTGTACACCTATAAGAGGGACATGGTAAGGAGGATGCAACACATTTGGCTGGAGTCAGGAGTGTTATGGGAGGTGTGGAAAATGCTGGATCAACACAACTCCCTTTGTGTAAGGGCCCCATCGTGTGGAcctcaaacataaaaaatgatcTTATCTGACCATTCCAGTCATATATTGCACACCCTTCTTGTCCTCTGCCCACTGTCCACTGTCCCAAGTAATTTGGAACAGTGATAGTGGCACAGGACTGGGCTGGCAAGGGACACAAGAGCCACGCAccagtaacaacaacaataacttaTACTGTAATAGTCTAGGTTTTGCTCCTACTGCTTCCCCTGAAATTCATAACTGAAATCCCCTCGTTCATGAGTCATGgacactagcctacttcatgtcaTGTTCAGCCCACGGTTCAGTTCATAATGTCATAAAACTCGCCATCTAG includes the following:
- the LOC121716060 gene encoding uncharacterized protein LOC121716060; the encoded protein is MGKKSDSEKVRGQEATPRWRALFLSCFLCGVCKCSSDQDNAEDGQGGDQRAAREEATPSTSQQGPQAPRRESAKEKKARTKEAKLREKEGKREQDRMRNTPVWFARVVGRPRSATAHAQTNRAATAKASEEEQEATTKGPVSVAEACLETFFRRQEMDQKRLVGNFNMYMRMELIKANRMWNAMPLRDDEAVRKVTFRAPSPPGPAEVFLPARGAVCRRDLDWRGKEHCNRGFLSILSDSSSIMKLPPVPETSLRDYSISTPDLLWSEPRPEQHQTT